A single region of the Gemella sp. zg-570 genome encodes:
- a CDS encoding PTS sugar transporter subunit IIA, producing MQQYFSKENIYLNVAGNSFEEVLKNVTEILEKKGAVKDSFYNAVLEREKVFPTGLEFPKYSIAIPHTDPQHVNVNSIVVIKPKNSVIFKDMGNNSKELSVGVILLLLISKSEDQVSVLSSIIKKFADADCYNKILSSSSQEEIYATLTK from the coding sequence ATGCAGCAATATTTTAGTAAGGAAAATATTTATTTGAATGTAGCTGGTAATAGCTTTGAAGAAGTTTTAAAAAATGTTACCGAAATACTAGAAAAAAAGGGTGCTGTTAAAGATAGCTTTTACAATGCCGTTTTAGAAAGAGAAAAAGTATTTCCAACAGGTTTAGAGTTCCCGAAGTATAGTATCGCTATACCACATACTGACCCACAGCATGTAAACGTAAATAGTATTGTGGTTATAAAGCCAAAAAATTCAGTAATATTTAAAGACATGGGAAATAACTCTAAAGAATTGAGTGTAGGAGTAATATTACTATTATTGATAAGCAAGAGTGAAGACCAAGTTTCAGTATTATCTAGTATAATTAAAAAATTTGCTGATGCAGATTGCTACAACAAAATTTTATCAAGCAGTAGCCAAGAAGAAATTTATGCTACTTTAACAAAATAA